In Vibrio lentus, a single genomic region encodes these proteins:
- a CDS encoding D-2-hydroxyacid dehydrogenase, translating to MNNFTNKLYILTEHDDTYTQLIVNRDLPDLEITTNPELAEIVLASPPLIAERLDEFKHLDWVQSTYAGINKLTQPNLRQDYTLTNVKGIFGPAIAEYVLGYTISHFRHFTHYHQQQQQRNWQPQLYTSLTDKTMVILGTGSIGSHLAKAASAFGIHTIGVNRTGIPSKQETFKDTFHINELEAALKQADIVVNTLPSTDETYQLLNQTTLSYCSNVLLFNVGRGESVDNKALLLAIKNKWVEHAFLDVFECEPLTQEHPFWKLPQVTITPHIAALSEPRQVVEIFANNYQQWRDGFTLNHTIDFDKGY from the coding sequence ATGAACAATTTTACGAATAAGCTCTATATTCTTACCGAGCATGACGATACTTACACGCAACTGATTGTAAACCGAGATTTACCTGACCTAGAAATCACCACAAACCCCGAGTTAGCGGAGATCGTCTTGGCCTCTCCTCCCCTCATAGCAGAACGTCTTGATGAGTTTAAGCATCTGGATTGGGTGCAAAGTACCTATGCCGGGATCAACAAATTAACCCAACCGAATTTGCGTCAGGACTACACATTGACCAACGTCAAAGGCATCTTCGGCCCTGCCATTGCCGAATACGTATTGGGTTACACAATCAGCCACTTTAGACACTTCACTCATTACCACCAGCAACAACAACAGCGAAACTGGCAGCCGCAGCTTTATACCAGCCTAACCGACAAAACCATGGTGATTTTGGGAACAGGTTCAATTGGCAGCCATTTGGCGAAAGCCGCTTCTGCGTTTGGTATCCATACCATTGGGGTCAACCGGACAGGTATCCCATCAAAGCAAGAAACCTTCAAAGATACTTTCCACATTAATGAATTAGAAGCCGCCCTCAAACAAGCGGATATTGTGGTGAACACACTGCCATCAACGGATGAGACCTACCAACTACTGAATCAAACCACCTTAAGCTACTGCTCTAACGTATTGCTGTTTAATGTGGGTCGCGGGGAAAGCGTAGACAATAAGGCGTTACTGCTTGCGATTAAGAATAAATGGGTTGAACACGCTTTCTTAGATGTCTTTGAATGCGAGCCTCTCACACAAGAACATCCGTTTTGGAAGTTGCCGCAAGTAACCATCACCCCACACATTGCAGCACTCAGTGAGCCAAGACAGGTCGTGGAGATCTTCGCCAATAATTACCAACAATGGCGAGATGGTTTTACACTGAATCACACCATTGATTTTGATAAAGGCTACTGA
- a CDS encoding uracil-DNA glycosylase family protein, translating to MFSSLLTEIRHCTACEPHLSHGANPVIQAHPNARLLIIGQAPGIKVHESSIPWNDASGERLREWLGMDSDTFYDEQKVAIVPMGFCYPGKGKSGDLPPRKECAALWHQKVLQSQPNIQMTLLIGQYAQNYYLKDKATSTLTETVRNWQAWAPEFLPLPHPSPRNNIWLKKNPWFESEVLPYIRKHVSEHLAYHDPNT from the coding sequence ATGTTCTCATCACTTCTCACCGAGATACGACATTGCACTGCTTGTGAGCCTCACCTATCACACGGTGCGAACCCAGTGATTCAGGCACACCCAAACGCGCGCTTGTTAATCATAGGGCAAGCGCCCGGTATCAAGGTTCATGAATCATCGATCCCTTGGAATGATGCCAGTGGCGAGCGATTGAGAGAATGGCTAGGAATGGATAGCGATACGTTTTATGACGAACAAAAAGTCGCGATTGTCCCGATGGGCTTTTGCTATCCAGGAAAGGGAAAAAGTGGCGACCTACCGCCTAGAAAGGAGTGCGCTGCGCTATGGCACCAAAAAGTGCTGCAATCACAGCCCAACATCCAAATGACCTTGCTGATTGGTCAGTATGCGCAAAACTATTATCTAAAAGATAAAGCCACCAGCACACTCACTGAAACGGTGCGTAACTGGCAGGCTTGGGCTCCAGAATTTTTGCCACTTCCCCACCCTTCACCACGTAATAATATCTGGCTCAAGAAAAATCCATGGTTCGAAAGTGAAGTCCTTCCCTATATCAGGAAGCACGTATCAGAGCATTTGGCCTACCATGATCCAAATACCTAA
- the hemE gene encoding uroporphyrinogen decarboxylase, whose amino-acid sequence MTELKNDRYLRALLKQPVDCTPVWMMRQAGRYLPEYKATRAEAGDFMSLCKNAELASEVTLQPLRRFPLDAAILFSDILTIPDAMGLGLYFETGEGPKFERPITCKADVEKIGLPDPEGELQYVMNAVRQIRKDLKGEVPLIGFSGSPWTLATYMVEGSSSKAFTKIKKMMYAEPQTLHLLLDKLADTVIEYLNAQIKAGAQSVMVFDTWGGVLTPRDYNLFSLQYMHKIVDGLIRENEGRRVPVTLFTKNGGMWLESIAATGCDAVGLDWTINIADAKARIGDKVALQGNMDPSVLYAQPERIREEVGTILEGFGDGGTGHVFNLGHGIHLDVPPENAGVFVDAVHDLSKPYHK is encoded by the coding sequence ATGACCGAATTAAAAAATGATCGCTATTTACGCGCACTTTTAAAGCAGCCTGTTGATTGCACTCCAGTATGGATGATGCGCCAAGCGGGTCGCTATCTTCCTGAATACAAAGCAACGCGTGCAGAAGCTGGCGATTTCATGTCTTTGTGCAAGAACGCGGAACTAGCATCAGAAGTAACACTTCAGCCTTTGCGTCGTTTCCCTCTTGATGCGGCAATCTTGTTCTCTGACATCCTAACGATCCCAGATGCGATGGGTTTAGGTTTGTACTTCGAAACAGGTGAAGGCCCTAAATTTGAGCGTCCGATTACTTGTAAAGCCGACGTAGAGAAAATTGGCCTACCGGATCCAGAAGGTGAGCTTCAATACGTAATGAACGCTGTTCGTCAGATCCGTAAAGATCTGAAAGGCGAAGTGCCACTGATTGGTTTCTCTGGTAGCCCTTGGACATTGGCAACTTACATGGTTGAAGGCAGCAGCTCGAAGGCGTTTACTAAAATCAAGAAGATGATGTATGCAGAACCACAAACGCTGCACTTACTTCTCGATAAGCTTGCTGACACTGTTATTGAATACCTGAACGCGCAAATTAAAGCGGGTGCACAATCGGTAATGGTATTCGACACATGGGGTGGTGTACTGACTCCGCGTGACTACAACCTGTTCTCACTACAGTACATGCACAAAATTGTCGATGGTCTAATCCGTGAAAACGAAGGTCGCCGTGTACCGGTTACTCTGTTCACTAAGAACGGTGGCATGTGGCTAGAATCTATCGCAGCGACTGGCTGTGATGCAGTTGGCCTAGACTGGACAATCAATATTGCTGATGCAAAAGCACGTATTGGCGATAAAGTGGCTCTACAAGGCAACATGGATCCATCAGTACTTTACGCACAACCTGAGCGTATTCGTGAAGAAGTCGGCACTATCCTTGAAGGTTTTGGTGACGGCGGTACTGGCCACGTATTTAACCTTGGCCATGGTATTCACCTAGATGTGCCACCAGAAAATGCTGGTGTATTTGTGGACGCAGTTCACGACCTATCTAAGCCATACCACAAGTAA
- the nudC gene encoding NAD(+) diphosphatase gives MLKKSDTKMTEQAYWCVVSGSDIWVSNDQFPYGSADELGLSVEHAICIGQHQGCQVYWLNDCDVESELTMVNLRELLHWSESSFLMASKAIQYGHMTQSMRFCPQCGGRNHLNHNQVAMQCGDCRTLHYPRIFPCIIVAVRNDNKILLAQHPRHKTGMYTVIAGFLEVGETLEQCVAREVKEETGIDVSNIRYFGSQPWAFPSSMMMAFLADYAGGTLKPDYSELSDAQWFDVTTLPDVAPVGTIARQLIEKTVDDVMKDAVTEQELEH, from the coding sequence ATGTTAAAAAAAAGTGATACAAAAATGACAGAGCAAGCTTACTGGTGCGTCGTTTCTGGTAGTGATATTTGGGTTAGTAATGATCAGTTTCCTTATGGCTCGGCTGATGAGTTAGGACTCAGTGTTGAACACGCTATCTGTATTGGTCAGCACCAAGGTTGTCAGGTCTATTGGCTCAACGACTGCGATGTCGAGAGTGAACTGACCATGGTCAACCTACGTGAGTTATTGCACTGGTCTGAATCGAGCTTTCTTATGGCAAGTAAGGCTATACAGTACGGGCACATGACTCAAAGTATGCGTTTTTGTCCACAGTGCGGCGGTCGTAATCATTTGAATCACAATCAGGTTGCGATGCAGTGTGGTGACTGTCGAACTCTTCATTACCCTCGTATCTTCCCGTGCATCATTGTCGCTGTGCGAAACGACAACAAGATATTGCTTGCGCAGCACCCAAGGCACAAAACAGGCATGTATACCGTGATAGCGGGCTTCTTAGAGGTTGGAGAAACCTTAGAACAGTGTGTGGCGCGAGAAGTCAAAGAAGAAACGGGTATCGACGTGAGTAACATTCGTTACTTTGGTAGCCAGCCATGGGCGTTTCCATCGAGTATGATGATGGCCTTTCTTGCTGACTATGCTGGTGGAACGCTAAAACCAGATTACAGTGAACTGTCGGATGCACAATGGTTTGACGTAACAACCCTGCCGGATGTCGCTCCAGTTGGAACCATTGCGAGACAATTGATTGAGAAAACAGTCGATGACGTGATGAAAGATGCAGTGACGGAGCAGGAACTCGAGCACTAA
- the rsd gene encoding sigma D regulator — MVMLNKFKQIQEQWGGSNEVIDHWLETRQSLIVEYCKLAALQPSSSKATAITELPSPEALQKFSQHLVDYISEGHFKIYDMVMDKWQSTGFKATDEINKSYGHIVLTTEPLLNFTDKYAAIKASDALESFDSDLSLIGEIIEARFEVEDQLIQQIADSLAVPPGA, encoded by the coding sequence ATGGTCATGCTAAATAAATTCAAACAAATACAAGAACAATGGGGTGGCTCTAATGAGGTCATCGATCATTGGCTCGAAACTCGACAGTCTCTAATCGTTGAGTATTGTAAGCTTGCCGCTCTACAGCCTTCATCATCGAAAGCAACGGCAATTACCGAACTACCTTCTCCAGAAGCGCTCCAAAAATTCAGCCAACATCTTGTTGATTACATCTCCGAAGGTCATTTCAAAATCTATGACATGGTGATGGACAAGTGGCAGTCTACTGGCTTCAAAGCAACAGACGAAATTAACAAATCTTATGGTCATATCGTCCTTACCACAGAGCCACTACTAAACTTTACCGATAAGTACGCCGCCATCAAAGCCAGCGATGCATTAGAGAGCTTTGACAGTGATTTATCTTTGATTGGTGAGATTATTGAGGCGAGGTTTGAGGTTGAAGATCAACTGATACAGCAAATTGCCGATAGCCTAGCGGTTCCGCCAGGAGCTTAG
- the rpoC gene encoding DNA-directed RNA polymerase subunit beta': MKDLLNFLKAQHKTEEFDAIKIGLSSPDTIRSWSFGEVKKPETINYRTFKPERDGLFCARIFGPVKDYECLCGKYKRLKHRGVICEKCGVEVTQTKVRRDRMGHIELASPVAHIWFLKSLPSRIGLLMDIPLRDIERVLYFEMYVVTEPGMTDLEKSQMLTEEEYLDRLEEWGDEFTAKMGAEAIKDLLSTMDLHQEVEEMREELETTNSETKRKKVTKRLKLVEAFISSGNKPEWMILTVLPVLPPDLRPLVPLDGGRFATSDLNDLYRRVINRNNRLKRLLELAAPDIIVRNEKRMLQESVDALLDNGRRGRAITGSNKRPLKSLADMIKGKQGRFRQNLLGKRVDYSGRSVITVGPYLRLHQCGLPKKMALELFKPFIYSKLETRGMATTIKAAKKMVEREEAIVWDILDEVIREHPVLLNRAPTLHRLGIQAFEPVLIEGKAIQLHPLVCAAYNADFDGDQMAVHVPLTLEAQLEARTLMMSTNNILSPASGDPIIVPSQDVVLGLYYMTRDKINVKGEGMYLAGPEEAEKAYRTKTAELHARVKVRITETVVDEDGNSTTNTGLVDTTVGRAMLWQIVPRGLPYSIVNQKLGKKQISTLLNECYRKLGLKDTVVFADQIMYAGFAYAALSGVSVGIDDMVVPAAKYTEISDAEEEVREIQEQFQSGLVTAGERYNKVIDIWASTNDRVAKAMMDNLSSETVINRDGEEEQQESFNSIYMMADSGARGSAAQIRQLAGMRGLMARPDGSIIETPITANFKEGLNVLQYFISTHGARKGLADTALKTANSGYLTRRLVDVAQDVVVHEHDCGTHEGIDMMPHIEGGDVKVALSELALGRVVAEDVLKPGTEDVLIPRNTLIDEKWCQIMEDNSVDSMKVRSVVTCDADFGCCAQCYGRDLARGHLVNQGEAVGVIAAQSIGEPGTQLTMRTFHIGGAASTAAAENSIQAKTTGTVKLHNAKFVVNKDKKLVITSRASEMTIIDEFGRTKEKHKLPYGSMLTKGDNAAVTAGEVVANWEAHTMPIITEVAGRIQFVDMIDGITVSRQTDDLTGLSSSEVTDAAARPAAGKDMRPAIKLVDEQGNDVMIPGTDMPAHYFLPGKAIVNIEDGAEVGIGDTLSRIPQKSSGNKDITGGLPRVADLFEARKPKEPAILAEHTGTVSFGKETKGKRRLVITREGGDAYEEMIPKHRQLNVFEGEKIERGDVIADGPETPHDILRLRGIHAVTQYIANEVQEVYRLQGVKINDKHIETIVRQMLRKCTITHSGDSPFLPGEQVEYHNVKIANRKLEAEGKELVRFERDLLGITKASLATESFISAASFQETTRVLTEAAVSGKRDDLRGLKENVIVGRLIPAGTGFAYHQERQKQREEEQEGPSAEQATDNLAALLNAGFSSEE; the protein is encoded by the coding sequence GTGAAAGACTTATTAAACTTTCTAAAAGCACAGCATAAGACCGAAGAATTTGATGCAATCAAAATCGGTCTATCTTCACCAGACACGATCCGTTCGTGGTCTTTTGGTGAAGTTAAAAAGCCAGAAACAATTAACTATCGTACGTTCAAACCTGAACGTGATGGTCTGTTCTGTGCTCGTATTTTTGGTCCAGTTAAAGATTACGAATGTCTTTGTGGCAAATACAAGCGCCTGAAGCACCGTGGTGTTATCTGTGAGAAGTGTGGCGTTGAAGTTACACAGACTAAAGTTCGTCGTGACCGTATGGGCCACATCGAGCTAGCTTCACCAGTTGCTCACATCTGGTTCCTAAAATCACTACCGTCTCGTATCGGTCTACTAATGGATATCCCTCTGCGTGATATCGAACGTGTTCTTTACTTCGAAATGTACGTAGTAACTGAACCGGGTATGACTGATCTAGAAAAATCTCAGATGCTTACTGAAGAAGAGTATCTGGATCGTCTAGAAGAGTGGGGTGACGAATTCACTGCTAAGATGGGTGCTGAAGCGATCAAAGATCTGCTTTCAACAATGGACCTTCATCAAGAAGTGGAAGAAATGCGCGAAGAGTTAGAAACAACTAACTCAGAAACTAAGCGTAAGAAAGTTACTAAGCGTTTGAAGCTAGTTGAAGCATTCATCTCTTCAGGCAACAAGCCTGAGTGGATGATCTTAACTGTACTTCCAGTGCTACCGCCAGATCTACGTCCTCTAGTTCCACTAGATGGCGGTCGTTTTGCGACTTCAGATCTGAACGACCTTTACCGTCGTGTGATCAACCGTAACAACCGTTTGAAGCGTCTTCTAGAGCTAGCTGCTCCGGACATCATCGTACGTAACGAAAAGCGTATGCTGCAAGAGTCTGTTGATGCACTTCTAGATAACGGTCGTCGCGGTCGTGCGATCACTGGCTCTAACAAGCGTCCTCTGAAATCTCTTGCTGATATGATCAAGGGTAAACAAGGTCGTTTCCGTCAGAACCTTCTAGGTAAACGTGTAGACTACTCTGGCCGTTCTGTAATCACAGTTGGTCCATACCTTCGTCTACACCAGTGTGGTCTTCCTAAGAAGATGGCACTTGAGCTATTTAAACCATTCATCTACAGCAAGTTAGAAACTCGTGGCATGGCTACGACAATCAAAGCTGCTAAGAAAATGGTAGAGCGCGAAGAAGCGATCGTTTGGGATATCCTAGACGAAGTTATCCGCGAACACCCAGTACTGCTTAACCGTGCACCTACACTTCACCGTCTAGGTATCCAAGCGTTTGAACCAGTACTAATCGAAGGTAAAGCGATTCAGCTTCACCCACTAGTGTGTGCGGCATACAACGCCGACTTCGATGGTGACCAAATGGCTGTACACGTGCCTCTAACTTTAGAAGCACAGCTAGAAGCTCGTACCCTAATGATGTCGACGAATAACATTCTGTCGCCAGCATCAGGTGATCCGATCATCGTTCCTTCTCAGGATGTTGTATTGGGTCTTTACTACATGACACGTGACAAGATCAACGTGAAAGGTGAAGGTATGTACCTTGCTGGCCCTGAAGAGGCTGAAAAGGCATACCGTACTAAGACTGCTGAGCTACACGCTCGCGTTAAAGTACGTATCACTGAAACTGTAGTAGACGAAGACGGCAACAGCACAACGAACACTGGCCTAGTTGATACGACTGTAGGTCGTGCAATGCTTTGGCAGATCGTTCCTAGAGGCCTTCCGTACAGCATCGTTAACCAAAAGTTAGGTAAGAAGCAGATCTCTACTCTTCTTAACGAGTGTTACCGTAAGCTTGGTCTAAAAGACACAGTAGTCTTTGCTGACCAAATCATGTACGCAGGTTTTGCATACGCAGCACTTTCAGGTGTTTCTGTTGGTATCGACGATATGGTTGTTCCAGCGGCTAAGTACACTGAAATTTCTGATGCAGAAGAAGAAGTTCGCGAAATCCAAGAGCAATTCCAATCTGGTCTTGTTACTGCGGGTGAGCGTTACAACAAAGTTATCGATATCTGGGCGTCTACGAACGACCGTGTTGCGAAAGCAATGATGGATAACCTTTCTTCTGAAACAGTTATTAACCGTGACGGCGAAGAAGAACAGCAAGAATCGTTCAACAGCATCTACATGATGGCCGATTCAGGCGCACGTGGTTCTGCAGCTCAGATTCGTCAGCTAGCAGGTATGCGTGGTCTGATGGCGCGTCCAGATGGTTCTATCATCGAAACGCCGATCACTGCGAACTTTAAAGAAGGTCTAAACGTCCTTCAGTACTTTATCTCAACGCACGGTGCTCGTAAGGGTCTTGCGGATACAGCACTGAAAACAGCTAACTCGGGTTACCTAACTCGTCGTCTAGTAGACGTAGCACAAGACGTTGTAGTACACGAACATGACTGTGGCACGCATGAAGGTATCGACATGATGCCTCACATCGAAGGTGGTGACGTTAAAGTTGCACTTTCTGAGCTTGCTCTTGGTCGTGTAGTTGCTGAAGATGTTCTTAAGCCTGGTACTGAAGATGTACTGATTCCACGTAATACTCTGATTGATGAGAAGTGGTGTCAAATCATGGAAGACAACTCTGTAGATAGCATGAAAGTGCGCTCAGTTGTTACCTGTGATGCAGACTTCGGTTGTTGTGCACAGTGTTACGGTCGTGACCTAGCACGTGGCCACCTAGTGAACCAAGGTGAAGCAGTTGGTGTTATCGCTGCACAATCTATCGGTGAACCGGGTACACAGCTTACAATGCGTACGTTCCACATCGGTGGTGCGGCATCTACTGCAGCAGCAGAGAACAGCATCCAAGCTAAGACAACTGGTACTGTGAAACTTCACAATGCTAAGTTTGTAGTTAACAAAGATAAGAAACTGGTTATCACTTCTCGTGCATCTGAGATGACGATTATTGATGAATTCGGCCGTACGAAAGAGAAGCACAAACTTCCTTACGGTTCGATGCTAACCAAAGGCGACAACGCAGCAGTTACTGCTGGTGAAGTTGTAGCTAACTGGGAAGCGCATACCATGCCAATCATCACTGAAGTGGCAGGTCGTATCCAATTCGTAGATATGATCGATGGTATTACAGTTTCTCGTCAAACTGACGATCTAACTGGTCTTTCTTCAAGTGAAGTAACAGACGCAGCAGCTCGCCCAGCAGCAGGTAAAGATATGCGTCCAGCTATCAAACTTGTTGATGAGCAAGGTAACGACGTAATGATCCCTGGTACTGATATGCCAGCTCACTACTTCTTACCTGGCAAAGCGATTGTAAACATCGAAGATGGCGCTGAAGTTGGCATTGGTGACACACTATCTCGTATCCCTCAAAAATCGAGCGGAAACAAAGATATCACCGGTGGTCTACCACGCGTAGCTGACCTATTCGAAGCTCGTAAGCCTAAAGAGCCTGCGATCCTTGCTGAGCACACAGGTACTGTGTCGTTTGGTAAAGAAACGAAAGGTAAGCGTCGTCTAGTAATCACTCGTGAAGGCGGTGACGCTTACGAAGAGATGATTCCTAAGCATCGTCAATTGAACGTGTTCGAAGGTGAGAAGATTGAACGTGGTGATGTAATCGCCGACGGTCCTGAAACTCCACACGATATCCTGCGTCTACGTGGTATCCACGCAGTAACTCAGTACATCGCGAACGAAGTTCAAGAAGTTTACCGCTTACAAGGCGTAAAGATTAACGATAAGCACATCGAGACTATCGTTCGTCAAATGCTACGTAAGTGTACAATCACTCATTCTGGTGACTCTCCGTTCCTACCTGGCGAACAAGTTGAGTACCACAATGTTAAGATTGCTAACCGTAAGCTAGAAGCTGAAGGTAAAGAACTAGTACGTTTCGAACGTGATCTACTAGGTATTACTAAAGCATCTCTTGCAACTGAGTCATTCATCTCAGCTGCATCGTTCCAAGAAACGACTCGCGTACTAACAGAAGCTGCGGTTTCTGGTAAGCGTGATGACCTTCGCGGTCTGAAAGAGAACGTAATTGTTGGTCGTCTGATCCCAGCTGGTACTGGTTTCGCATACCACCAAGAGCGTCAAAAGCAACGTGAAGAAGAGCAAGAAGGTCCTTCAGCTGAACAAGCTACTGACAATCTAGCAGCACTTCTAAACGCTGGTTTCTCTTCAGAAGAGTAA